In a single window of the Thamnophis elegans isolate rThaEle1 chromosome 8, rThaEle1.pri, whole genome shotgun sequence genome:
- the FAM217A gene encoding LOW QUALITY PROTEIN: protein FAM217A (The sequence of the model RefSeq protein was modified relative to this genomic sequence to represent the inferred CDS: substituted 1 base at 1 genomic stop codon) has product MAVGCTLTSTFYKLNSNSNKQGQFHLWNHVSNQGNTSVSRDFSKLDAELPSGSSDGLINVGTPNPAGHSFTKRYYPVSYPETKKTAFEKNCRKDDGDCLKKTSEVTTSDSYLATDSSSDDIHSASKWKPKKRNVNAENKHLVEEKEVTETEKRNITLLKYFKDLNLNIKTDPFADQEDAPSSLENDIFPYPDFLPSPYNNLDLKKFSLSKSDSWKSSINPPLNDSLDKIVSRLVEMERLQHLTISREKKREAAAAVAATSSRSIPTKELHQSKPPRPLDCLCCLFRPEKDATKCTCPHCHGHKNSATSIRSSSKPSXASCNSVAVIATCNIELVHQDSEEEGGGKLFKGTFSKRRMAEE; this is encoded by the exons CTGAATTCCAACAGCAACAAACAAGGGCAATTCCATTTATGGAACCATGTATCTAATCAAGGCAATACTTCTGTCAGcag aGACTTCAGTAAACTTGATGCAGAATTGCCATCTGGCTCCAGTGATGGTCTTATAAATGTAGGCACTCCTAATCCTGCAGGACATTCTTTTACGAAGAGATACTACCCTGTTTCTTATCCAGAAACTAAGAAGACCGCCTTCGAAAAGAACTGCAGAAAAGATGACGGAGACTGTCTCAAAAAGACCAGTGAAGTTACCACTTCGGATTCTTACCTTGCTACGGATAGTAGCAGTGATGACATACATTCGGCAAGTAAATGGAAGCCGAAGAAAAGAAACGTTAACGCAGAAAACAAGCATTTAgtagaagaaaaggaagtgactGAGACTGAGAAAAGAAATATAACTTTGCTGAAATATTTCAAAGATCTAAATCTTAACATAAAGACAGACCCCTTCGCGGACCAGGAAGATGCTCCCTCTTCGCTTGAAAATGACATATTTCCCTACCCTGATTTCCTTCCTTCGCCCTATAATaatctggatttaaaaaaattctcgTTATCCAAGTCTGATAGTTGGAAATCATCTATCAATCCACCGCTTAACGACTCCCTTGATAAAATTGTCTCGCGTCTTGTAGAAATGGAAAGGTTACAGCACTTAACTATCtcgagagaaaagaagagagaggctgctgCTGCAGTTGCGGCTACTAGCAGTCGTTCGATTCCTACCAAAGAGTTACACCAGTCGAAACCGCCAAGGCCCCTCGATTGCTTGTGTTGCCTGTTTAGGCCAGAAAAGGACGCTACAAAATGCACTTGCCCACACTGTCACGGTCACAAGAATTCTGCAACCTCTATACGTTCGTCCTCAAAGCCCTCGTGAGCATCATGCAATAGCGTTGCGGTTATTGCAACGTGCAATATTGAATTAGTGCATCAGGATTctgaggaagagggggggggaaagctttTTAAGGGAACTTTCAGCAAACGGAGGATGGCAGAGGAGTAG